A segment of the Catenulispora sp. MAP5-51 genome:
GGCGCTCGGGTGCTCGCAGAGTTCGGGGATGCCCCCGACCGCTACACCGATGCCAAAGCCCGCCGCAACTACGCCGCGACCAGCCCGATCACCCGCGCCTCGGGCAAGAAACGCGTGGTCGCCGCCCGCTACGTGCACAACGACCGGCTCATCGACGCCCTGATGTTCCAGGCGTCCAAGGCCATCGTCGTCTCGCCCGGCGCCCGCGCCTACTACGACAAGCAGCGCGAGCGCGGCATCGGCTACAACGCCGCCCTGCGCCAGGTCGCCAACCGACTCGTCGGCATCCTGCACGGCTGCCTGAAACACGGCACCCTCTACGACGAGCACACCGCCTGGACAAACCAGGCCAAACAAACTACTGCTTGACACATTCATTTCAGGGATGTCTTTCGGATCGGTGCGTCGGTCCGGTAGTGGGGTTGACTGACGCGCAGCGGGCGCGGATCGAGCCGTTGCTGCCGGGCCCCTCGCCGAGACGCGGTGGTCGGGTAGCGGGATCACCGTCAGGTGGTCGGTGCGATCGAGTGGACGCACCGGACGGGATCGCCGTGGGAGGAACTTCCCGAGCAGTTCGGGTCGTGGAAGGGCTTGTACACCGGGCTGCGGAACCAGGCGGTCGATTGCGCTTGGGCGAAGGCGAGCGTCCACGAGTCCGGCGCCTGGTACGTGGAGAACCAGGTGGGCCTTCGCCTGCTGGTGTAGCAAGGTTTGTAGGCGCTCGCACTGTTGGTGGGCGGCTGCCTGCGTTCTAAATCATCTGTCAGCGGCTGTTTTCGAGGGCGGTCAGGACGAGCAGGGCGCGCAGCAGGTTTGTGGCCCGGACTGGGTTGAGGCGTAGCCGGATCAGGATGCGCCAGCTCTTCAGGGTGGCGAAGCCGTGCTCGACGGGGCGCGGGCGGCGGCGATGATCTGGTTGGTCTGCTTATGCGCTGCGGTGAGCTTGCGCTCGCGCTTGACTCCGGTGATGACCACCGGGTCATCGGGGTCCTGATCGGGGCCGACGAAGCCGAGGTCGGCCAGAGAACAGCGTCAGCGTCGGACGGTGCTGGCGGAGACATACGTGGCGTCCGACACCTTCACTGTCCTTTCGTCGAAGCGGCCGGCCGGTCCGGCCCCGCCTGGCGATGGCGGCCGCGCAGCACCGAGGCGAGCGCCCCGACCAGCGACATGGTCGCGGCCGCGCTGAAGACGATGACCAGTCCGTGGTGGAAGGGCCCGGAGACGAGTTCGGGGAAGAACCGGTCGCCGGTCAGGGTCTGGGCGTTGTGGGCCGGCAGGGTGTGCAGGACGCCGCTGGGCGCGAGCAGGTGGGAGATCGGGTTGTTGCCGAGGAACGTGGCGAACAGCGTGCTCACCGGCGGCAGTCCGGCGACCTGGTGGGCGGTGTCGGCCGGCACGCCTTGCGCCTGCAGGCCCGTGCTCAGGGTGTGCGGCAGCGTGCCGGCCAGGCCCGTGATCATCAGGGAGAAGAACAGGCCGATCGACAGCGCGGTGCCGGAGTTCTGGAACGTCGCGCGCATCCCGGAGGCCACGCCGCGCTGGTCCGGCGGCACGCTGCCCATGATCGCCGAGGTGTTCGGGGCCGAGAACATCCCCTGGCCGATCCCGCTGAGCAGAAGCAGGCCCGCGAACGCCGGATACGGGAAGTCCACCGGCAACAGCAGCAGGCCGATGAACGCGGCGGCGACCAATATCAGCCCGCTGGTGGAGAACAGGCGCGCGCCGTACCGGTCCGACAGGTACCCGGACAGGGGTCCGGCGATGAGGAACCCGACGGTCAGCGGCAGCATGAAGATGCCGGCCCACAGCGGGGTGCGTTCGAAGGCGTAGCCGTGCAGCGGCAGCCAGATGCCCTGGAGCCAGATGATCAGCATGAACTGCAGCCCGCCGCGGGCGATCGCGATCAGCAGCGCCGCCAGGTTCCCGGCGGCGAAGGCGCGGATGCGGAACAGCCCGAGGTTGAACATCGGATCGGCGATCCGGGTCTCGGCGAGGCAGAACACGACCAGGAGCAGGAATCCGCCGGCCAGACCACCCAGGACCCAGGGGTTCGTCCAGCCCGTCGAGTGGCCGCCGTAGGGCTGGATGCCGTAGGTGATGGCGGCCAGCAGCGCACCGGCCCCGGCGGTGAAGGTGAGGTTGCCGACCCAGTCGATGCGGCCGGGCTTGCGGGTGCCGACCTCCCGCAGGCTGCGGTAGGACCAGATGGTGCCGATGACCCCGATCGGCACGCTGACCCAGAACACCGCGCGCCAGTCGATCGCCGCCAGCAGCCCGCCGGCCAGCAGCCCGAGGAACATCCCGGCGAGCGCGGTGATCTGGTTGACGCCCAGCGCCATGCCGCGCTGCCGCGCCGGGAAGGCGTCGGTGAGGATGGCCGCGGAGTTCGCGGTCAGCATGGATCCGCCGACGGCCTGGACGACGCGGAACCCGATCAGCCACAGCGCACCGCTGCCGCCCTTCAACGGGTCGACCGACAGGGCCAGCGAGGCGCAGGCGAAGATCGCGAAGCCCATGTTGTACATCCGCACCCGGCCGAACATGTCGCCGAGGCGGCCCAGCGCGACCACGAGCACCGCGGAGACCAGCAGGTAGCCCAGGATCATCCAGAGCAGGTAGCCGATGTTGCCCGGGGCCAGCGGGTCCAGGCCGATGCCGCGGAAGATCGCGGGCAGCGAGATGATCACGATCGAGCTGTCGACGGCCGCGATCAGCACGCCCAGGGTCGTGTTGGACAGCGCGATCCACTTGTAGCGGCCGTCGTCACGGTGGCTGTCCTTGACGCGGACGCCGGACCGTTCCTTCGCCCCGGATCTCACAGTCGCTCCGCGAGCCGGTTCATCAGCGGCAGCACGGCGAGCATCACGTCCCGTTCGGCCGGCGTGAATTCCGCGTCCAGGACTGCCGCGATCCGCCGCACCGATTCGGACCGGCGCTCGACCAGCAGGGTCCGGCCCGCGTCCGTCACGGCGATGACCACGCGACGGCCGTCCCCGGGGTGCTGCCGACGGCTCACCAGGCCCCGCTCCTCCAGGGTCGCCAAGGTCACCGCCATGGCCTGCGGCCGAACGCGCTCCGCCTCGGCGAGCGAGCCGGGCGAGTCCGGGCCCTCCCGTTCCAGCCGGGACAGGACGGACAGCTCGGAGAGCGCGACGTTCCCCACGGCGTGGGCCTGCCGCAGACTCCGCGCGGTGCGGCCCACGACCAGCTGCAACTCCGCCGCGAGCTCTTGAGCGTCGGAGGCGGGCGGATCGGTCTCGTCCACAAGTAGTTACTTTAGCTTAATTAATTCAATGTAACTACCCCCAGGCCACGCTCACCGCGGGTACTGACCGAACACCTGATGCAGGATGTCCATGTAGACCCCATGGCCGCTGGGACTGGCCCAGGCGGTGGCCGACTCGGCGGCGGTGCCCTCGCCCCACTCGTTGTACGAGATGATCAGCTGGAACGGGTCTCCGGAGCGGGCGACCGTGGTGACGTCCTGCTTGAAGCGCCCGGGATCGCGCGGAACAGCCGGGGTCTGCGTGTCGTACTTCCAGAAACCGGGTGAGGTCACGGCCGAGTAGCCGTTCTGGACGTCGAGGTCGTCCACGTACTGGTGCCAGCCCTGAGGCTGGTCGGCGCACTGGCGGTAGCCGCCGAAGACTTTGAGGACCACGTAGTAGTGCGCGGTGCGGTTCGCCTCGGCCCAGCGGGTGGCCATGCCGCAGCCGTCCGAGCCGTCGGCGTAGACGAAGATCACCGGCAGGCCGTTGATGTGCAGCCACGCCTTCTGGTCGGAGTACTTGCGCAGATAGACCAGGTCATCGGCGATCTGGGTGGACGAGGGATCCCCGTAGGCCTCCTGCTCGTAGTACGCCGACCAGGAGAAGCCGAGCTTCGCCGCCTCGGCCATCAGCAGCGGCGTCCGCTTGTCCTCGCGCCGCCCCCGGCCCCACCACGAGATGATCCCGGCCTGGAGCCCGCCGTACTGCATGTCCCGGATCTGGCGGTCGACGGTCGACACCTGGTCGACGCTGTAGTCGCCGGCCGAGGGAGTGTAGTGGCTGCCGTTGTCGGCGAAGTTCTCGGGATACCAGGGGTAGTAGAAGGCCGCGCGCACCGGGAGCGCGGTGTTGACGATCGTCGAGGAAGAGGCGGAGGAAGGGATCGAGCTCGGCTGCGTCGGCTTGGGCGTCGTGGCGGGCTGGGACGCCGGCGAGCTCGCGCCAGGGCTCGACGATGCGGACGAACCCGGCGTCGGCGGAGCCGTAGTGGTGGTCGTGCCGTTGCTGTCCGCGGCTCGCGCCGGGGAAGCACTCGCGTACCGGATGCCCACTCCCCCGGCGACCACGGCGAGCGCCACGAATCCTGCGACGGTCGCCTTGCCCGCGGCGGACAAGGCGGTCCAGTGGACCATGCGATGGCCCCGCCCGGCCGCCTGACGCACGCCACGGTTCGCGGCCCGCCGCCCGAGAGCAGCCGATCCGGAGCCCGCACCCTTCATCGTCAGCGCCGTCACCGCCACGCGCAGTCCCACTGCGACCGGCACCAGCGCCAAGCCCGCCAACAGGAACTCGGCGGGAACCAGATCCTGCTGAAGCCCGCCGCAGGACGGACACTCCCGCACATGACGCGCGATGCGCTTGCGCCACAGCCCCTCGGGCCGGCCGTCCCAGCGCGCGCAAACCCCGGCCAACTCCGGGCAGCGCGGCGTGGCCGCCAGCGCACGCACCACCGAGCGCGCCGTCTCCAGCCGCGCCTTGGTGCGGTGCACGAGGACGGCGGCCTTCGCCGGGCTGACGTCCATCGCGGCTGCCAGCTCGGACCGCGTCAGATGCCCGGCGGTCTCCAGCCACCACAGGGACAGCAGCTGTCGGTCTTCGGCGTCCAGCCAGCGCGTGGCCCGCGCCACTTCCAGCCGCTGCTCGCTCAGGCCCAGCGCGGCTATGGTCAGGTCGACGAAGTCGGCCCCGGGATCGGCCAGCGCGTCGGCTTCATACTGTGCGGCATCCGGCGCCGACCGCCGCCGGCTGTCGTGGCGGCGCACCTCGCGCATCGCGATGGCCACGAGCCAGGAGCGGAAGGCCTCGGGATCGCGCAACTGCGGCAGGTCGCGTACGGCTTGGAACATGGCCTCCTGGACCACGTCGTCCACCTCGACGGAGCGCCGCAGCGCCCGCCCGACCACGTTGTAGACCAGCGGCAGATACGCGCCGATCAGCACATCCAGGGCCCGGCCGTCGCCGGCCCGGGCCGCTTCGACCGTCCTGGCGTCCGGCGCCCGGTTCGCTTCCGTCATGCTCGCTTCCTTCGCTGCCGCAGACTTCTCGTCGTGCTGTCATAGAAGGGAGGGCCGCGGCGCGCCCGAGCATTGCACAAACTTCGTGGCCGACTTCGTTTCTGTCCTTATGACGGATCCACGGGCGCCAGTCCGCCGATGAGGGCCGGCAACGAACCGCGCAGGATGTCCAGTAGCTCTGCGCGAGGAATCATCGGCGTAGCAGTCCAGGCCAGCACGGTGTCCTCGACGAACCCGAACCAGCCGTGCAGCAGCAGATCCACTCGCGGATCGCCGGGTTCGCCGAGATCGCCGGGCTCGCCGAGTGCCCGGCGCGCGCGGTCGACGAAGACCGCCCGGGTCCGCTCGTAGATGTCGATCACGTAGTCGGCTCCGCCGGCCGCACCGCGGAACAGCGCCAGATACGGCACGCGCCGCCGCTCGACGAAGGCGAGGTACGCCTCCAGCGTCTGCGCGAGCTGTTCGGCCGGCGGCGCCGCCGGATCCGGCTCGGTAGAGGGGCGGCTACCGGATGCCGTCCGCCGGGCGTTGCCACAGGGGACGACAGATTGCGGGATCGCTGTAGTCGGGGACGCCGTCCACGGTGCGGACTAGATCGTCATTGCCGTGGCGCACCGGCACGCCATCCTGGCCGAGACGCCGCACCCAACGGTTGTCACCGGGTTGCAGATGGACCGCCAGGGAACGGCGCGGTTCGCCGCCGTGATTAAGGCCGCTGCCATGGACCGTGCGGCAGTGGTGGAAGCTGACCTGGCCGCGTCGCAGCGTGGGCGTGACCGGCTCGACGGAATGGCCCTGGCTGCGGGTCCGTTCGATCAGGGCCGTGTCGTCCTGCGAGAAGAAGTCCAGACCGGTGACATCCCACTGCTGGCTGCCGGGCAGGAAGGAGACTCCGCCGTTGGCCTGGTCGACGTCGTGGAAGCCGATCCAGGCGGTGAGCATGTCGTCCGAGGAGCACGACTGCCAGTACTGGCGGTCCGTGTGCCAGCCCACCCGGCTCGGAGCTCCGCCGGCGTCCACCGGCTTGTACAGCAGTTGGTCATGCCACAGCCGGATGCTGTCGGCGCCGGCGAGGACGGCGGCGGTGGCGGCTATGGCGGGATGGGCGACCAGGTCGGCGAGCTCGTCCACGCGCAGCGACGCGTAGTCGTTCTTGCGGAGGACGTCCCCGTGTTCGGGGCGCCAGCCGCGGGTGCCGGGAAGGTCGGGCAGCGCCCGATCGTGGTCCTCGGCATAGAACCGGCGCATTCCGCGCTCGGCGGCATCGAGCAGTTCGCCCGGCAGTATCACCGGCGAGACCCAGTAGCCATTCTGTCGGTAGAAGGCGACGTCATCAGGTCCTGGAAGAAGGGTGTTGAGGTCCATGGCCTCAAGCTATGGGCGCGAACCGCCGCCGAGCTTCCCCGATGTTCCTGCATCTGTACACAATCTTCAGGTGCACACGCTGACCCGACCCGACGGGGCCAAAGCCGGATTCCACGCCGAGGTCGACGAATCGGCCGGCGGCCTGCACCACGCCGGAGAACAGTGGGTTCCCCCGCATTTCATGATCGACACCCACAGCCATCCGGTGTGGGAGCTCTACCTCCAGGTCCACGGGCTGACTCGATGGATGGTCGGAAGCAGAACGCGGTCTTTGCACCCGGGAGACCTCTTGGCGGTCGCACCCGGGGTGAAGCACCGGCTGATCACGCCGACCAACGGCAATCACCACTTCTATTTCGCGGCCTTCGACCTGCCGACGGTCCTGCACCGACACCCCGCGCTCGCCGCTGCATGGGCCGACCAGCCCGAGAGCATCCACTGTCAGGCCACCAGCGCCCTGCCCGAGGCCTTCGCGGCTCTCACCCGCGAGCTCACCTTCCACCAGCCGTATCCGCACGAAGGCATCACCCTGGCTCTGGACCAGGTCGTGCTGGCCACGACCCGCAGCCTGCAGGCGAGCGCACCGCTGCCGCGGATGAGCGTCCACCCCGCCGTCGCCGCCGCTCGCGACCTGCTCGACCGGCACTGCGAACGCCGCTGGAGCCTGGCCGACCTGGCCCGCCACGTCGGGTTGGCGCCCACCTACCTGGCCGGCATGTTCGCCGCGGAGATAGGCCAGCCGCCCCATCGCTACCTCCAGCAACGCCGCATCGACGTCGCCAAGCAGCTGCTGGCCACCAGCGACCTGCCCGTCACCGCGATCGCCACCAGCCTCGGATTCGCCTCCAGCCAGCACTTCGCGCGCGCCTTCGGGCAGGCAGTCGCCGCCACGCCGACCGCCTACCGAAGGCAGCAGCGCAGCGTTTCACGGCCCGAGCAAGGAAACCGTTGAGTAATCCCATCTCGCCCGCAAGCATCAACACATCGACAACTCGGGTGTCAGTGCACTGCTTACTGCTTTACTGGCGCTGATCAAACCCGCGCCGTCAAGGCGTGTCACGTTTCTGCGCCACCAGAAAGGCCGTTCCTTGAACATCGCTGGGAACTCTGCTCCACCACCACAGCGCCGCTTCCGCACCGGACGCCGGCTCACCGCCGTCCTGGGCGCGGCGGTCCTGGCCAGCGTCATGGCGACCGGTCTGGCCGTGGCCAGCCCGGCCCCGGCCCCGGCGCACCGGGCCGAACCGAGGATTCCCACCCTGAACTGGACGGACTGCACCGGCGGCTTCCAATGCTCCGACGCGGCCGTCCCGCTGGACTACCGCGATCCGCAGGGCCCGACCATCACCCTGCACATGATCCGGCACCTGGCAGCCGACCCGGGCCAGCGCGTGGGCACCCTGTGGATGGAGCCCGGCGGACCCGGCAGCAGCGGGCTGGACTTCGCCCGCGACAACTACGCGGACCTGCCGGCCGAGCTGCAGAACAAGTTCGACATCGTCAGCTTCGACCCGCGGGGCATCCAGACCAGCTCGGGCGTCGCGTGCTACAGCGATGCCCAGTACACCGCGGCCGTCAACGCGGCCAAGGGCGTTCCGGGGCCGGACGCCTTCGCCAACGCCGTCAAGGCGGGGGCGGACTTCGACCAGAACTGCGTGACCAAGCTCGGGGACACCGCCGGCCTGTTCGGCACGGCATACGTCGCGCGGGACATCGATCTGCTCCGCCAGGCTCTCGGCGAGCAGCAGCTCACGTTCTACGGCCGGTCGTTCGGCACGTACGTCGGCACCGTCTACGCGAGCATGTTCCCGGGCCGGGTGCGCGCCATGGCGCTGGACGGCGCCTACGACCCGAACCACTACGCGAACAACCCCTACGCCTACGACTGGCCGCAGTACATCGCGCTGGACGCGGCGATGAACGACTTCCTCACCTGGTGCGACCAGAACCAGTCGGAGTGCGGGTTCGGCGGCGGGAACGCCAAGGCGGCCTTCACCGCCCTCAAAGCCGACCTGGACGCCAACCCCGTCCAGATCCCCGGCGGCGGGGTGGCCAACGGCTTCACCCTGGCCTACCGCCTGCTGTTCAACATGGACGACGGCAAGGTGATCTGGCCGGCGTTCGGCCAGGCGCTGCGCCAGGCGCAGCTGCACGACCCCACGTCGTTCCTGCTCCGTCCGCCGTCCCCGGCCAGCTGGGCCCAGCTCAACCCCAACACCGTGGTCTCCTGCGACGACCGGGCCTTCCCAACCAGCATCTCGCAGCTGAAGTGGAACGTCACGGCCGAGGCCGCGGCGGCACCGCTGCTCGGCACGCCGTGGGCCTACGCACCGCCAATGTACGACCAGAACAGCGCCCCGGCGTGCGTCCAGTGGCCGGTCGAGCGGGTCAGCCGCTACACCGGTTCCTACCGGGCGGCGGGCTCGGCGCCCATCCTGGTGATCGGCACCACGCATGACCCTGACACCCCCTATCAGGATGCTGTCTCTCTCTCCAGGACCTTCGACAACGCCGAACTGCTGACGTTCGACGCCCAAGGACATACCGCCTTCGGCCGGAGCGCTTGTGTGACCGCGGCGACCGCCACCTACCTGGCCGATCTGACCCTGCCGAAGCCGGGCACCGTGTGCTCGGACGAGATCCCGCCGGCTCCGGTGACGTCCGCGAACGTCGCGAAGTTCAGCGCCCTGCGCAGCGGCGCCTCGGATGCGCAGGAGCTGATCCGCGCCGGAAGCTGAGCTGGTATCTGACACCTGACACCCGGCACGCTGGCCGGTTCGCGAACCATGACGGTCGCGGACCGGCCTTTCTGCGAAGGGTCATGCGGCGAGCGGGGCCGGCCTGCCGTCGGAGTCCTCGGCCGCCGGCCGGGCCAACTCGTCCAGGGACAGGCCGAGGACGGCGGCAACGGCCGCGATGGTGAAGAAGGAGGGGGTCGGGGCCCGGCCGGTCTCGATTTTGCGCAGCGTCTCGGCGGACACCCCCGCCGCCGTCGCGACCTCCGCCATGCTGCGTTCGCCGCGGGCTTGCCGGAGCAGGGAGCCGAGGTGTCTGCCGCGTTCGAGTTCGGACCGGGTCAGCGGATTGCGCACCATGACCGTGATACTAATACCGGTATAGTAATTGGGTCGAGGCGGCCGGGAGGGCACGGATCGTGGTGGAGTTGAAGAACGCGGCGGAGCTGGACGCCATGCGCGAGGCGGGGCGAGTGGTCGGCACGATCCTGGAAGCCGTCCAGCGCGCGGCGACTGTGGACGTCAGCCTGCGGGAGCTGGACGAAGTGGCCCGCACCGTGCTGAGCGAGGCCGGGGCGACCTCGCCGTTCCTGAACTACCGTCCGTCCTTCGCCGGGTCGCCGTTCCCCGCGGTGATGTGCGTCTCGGTCAACGACGCCATCGTGCACGGCATCCCCGGCGGCTACCGGCTGCGGGACGGCGATCTGGTCGGCGTCGACTGCGGGGCGACACTCGACGGCTGGAGCGGCGACGCCGCCGTCAGCTTCATCGTCGGCACCCCGGGACCGGCGGACACCCGACTGCTCGACACCACCCGGCGGGCCCTGGCCGCCGGCATCGCGGCAGCCGTCGTCGGCGCCCGGATCGGCGACATCTCCCATGCCGTCGGCACCATCGGCCGAGCCGCCGGCTACGGCATCCCGCAGGACTTCGGCGGCCACGGCATCGGCCGCCGCATGCACGAGGACCCGGACGTCCCGAACGAGGGACGCCCTGGCAGGGGCCTGCGACTGCGGCACGGCATGACCCTGGCGATCGAGCCGATGTTCATCGCGGGCGGACGCGACGAATATCGCGCCGCCGCCGACGGCTGGACCCTGCTCACCACCGATGGCAGCCGCGCCGCGCACGTCGAGCACACCATCGCCGTCACCGACGGCGGTCCCCGCATCCTGACCCGGCCCTGACATCCGGGGACGCCCGATCCTGAGATCTGCTGGCCGGTCTTCAGCACCAGCGCGGCCGGCTGACCGCCCCTGCCGGAGGCCCGCCCCTCGGGGCCGCCGGTTTTGGCTCCCTTCTACGGCGTTGGACCTCGCCGATGAAAATTCGGAGACGGAGTGGTCGGCGGGTTGGTCCACGACCTCAGTCCTTCGAGCTGTCGCCGTCCCAGCTGTCCTCGGCTTCCGGCACCTTCTCCCGGTCGCTGGGGATCAGCCTGATCCCGCGGGCCAGCAAGTCGCGGCCGGTGGCCTGCAGGAGTCCGGCGGCGATCGGGCGGACCACGGTCACGTCCGTGACGTCCAGGTCCACCGCCGTGAGGGGGAAGGTGGCGGCCATTTCCTGCAGGTGACGCCCGATGCCCTCGGCGGCCACGAAGTCCAGCTCGCCACGCAACGCGAGCGTGAG
Coding sequences within it:
- a CDS encoding helix-turn-helix domain-containing protein; translation: MHTLTRPDGAKAGFHAEVDESAGGLHHAGEQWVPPHFMIDTHSHPVWELYLQVHGLTRWMVGSRTRSLHPGDLLAVAPGVKHRLITPTNGNHHFYFAAFDLPTVLHRHPALAAAWADQPESIHCQATSALPEAFAALTRELTFHQPYPHEGITLALDQVVLATTRSLQASAPLPRMSVHPAVAAARDLLDRHCERRWSLADLARHVGLAPTYLAGMFAAEIGQPPHRYLQQRRIDVAKQLLATSDLPVTAIATSLGFASSQHFARAFGQAVAATPTAYRRQQRSVSRPEQGNR
- a CDS encoding transposase, which translates into the protein GARVLAEFGDAPDRYTDAKARRNYAATSPITRASGKKRVVAARYVHNDRLIDALMFQASKAIVVSPGARAYYDKQRERGIGYNAALRQVANRLVGILHGCLKHGTLYDEHTAWTNQAKQTTA
- a CDS encoding alpha/beta hydrolase, which gives rise to MATGLAVASPAPAPAHRAEPRIPTLNWTDCTGGFQCSDAAVPLDYRDPQGPTITLHMIRHLAADPGQRVGTLWMEPGGPGSSGLDFARDNYADLPAELQNKFDIVSFDPRGIQTSSGVACYSDAQYTAAVNAAKGVPGPDAFANAVKAGADFDQNCVTKLGDTAGLFGTAYVARDIDLLRQALGEQQLTFYGRSFGTYVGTVYASMFPGRVRAMALDGAYDPNHYANNPYAYDWPQYIALDAAMNDFLTWCDQNQSECGFGGGNAKAAFTALKADLDANPVQIPGGGVANGFTLAYRLLFNMDDGKVIWPAFGQALRQAQLHDPTSFLLRPPSPASWAQLNPNTVVSCDDRAFPTSISQLKWNVTAEAAAAPLLGTPWAYAPPMYDQNSAPACVQWPVERVSRYTGSYRAAGSAPILVIGTTHDPDTPYQDAVSLSRTFDNAELLTFDAQGHTAFGRSACVTAATATYLADLTLPKPGTVCSDEIPPAPVTSANVAKFSALRSGASDAQELIRAGS
- a CDS encoding helix-turn-helix domain-containing protein, with translation MVRNPLTRSELERGRHLGSLLRQARGERSMAEVATAAGVSAETLRKIETGRAPTPSFFTIAAVAAVLGLSLDELARPAAEDSDGRPAPLAA
- a CDS encoding MarR family winged helix-turn-helix transcriptional regulator — encoded protein: MDETDPPASDAQELAAELQLVVGRTARSLRQAHAVGNVALSELSVLSRLEREGPDSPGSLAEAERVRPQAMAVTLATLEERGLVSRRQHPGDGRRVVIAVTDAGRTLLVERRSESVRRIAAVLDAEFTPAERDVMLAVLPLMNRLAERL
- the map gene encoding type I methionyl aminopeptidase translates to MVELKNAAELDAMREAGRVVGTILEAVQRAATVDVSLRELDEVARTVLSEAGATSPFLNYRPSFAGSPFPAVMCVSVNDAIVHGIPGGYRLRDGDLVGVDCGATLDGWSGDAAVSFIVGTPGPADTRLLDTTRRALAAGIAAAVVGARIGDISHAVGTIGRAAGYGIPQDFGGHGIGRRMHEDPDVPNEGRPGRGLRLRHGMTLAIEPMFIAGGRDEYRAAADGWTLLTTDGSRAAHVEHTIAVTDGGPRILTRP
- a CDS encoding phytanoyl-CoA dioxygenase family protein → MDLNTLLPGPDDVAFYRQNGYWVSPVILPGELLDAAERGMRRFYAEDHDRALPDLPGTRGWRPEHGDVLRKNDYASLRVDELADLVAHPAIAATAAVLAGADSIRLWHDQLLYKPVDAGGAPSRVGWHTDRQYWQSCSSDDMLTAWIGFHDVDQANGGVSFLPGSQQWDVTGLDFFSQDDTALIERTRSQGHSVEPVTPTLRRGQVSFHHCRTVHGSGLNHGGEPRRSLAVHLQPGDNRWVRRLGQDGVPVRHGNDDLVRTVDGVPDYSDPAICRPLWQRPADGIR
- a CDS encoding MFS transporter — protein: MALSNTTLGVLIAAVDSSIVIISLPAIFRGIGLDPLAPGNIGYLLWMILGYLLVSAVLVVALGRLGDMFGRVRMYNMGFAIFACASLALSVDPLKGGSGALWLIGFRVVQAVGGSMLTANSAAILTDAFPARQRGMALGVNQITALAGMFLGLLAGGLLAAIDWRAVFWVSVPIGVIGTIWSYRSLREVGTRKPGRIDWVGNLTFTAGAGALLAAITYGIQPYGGHSTGWTNPWVLGGLAGGFLLLVVFCLAETRIADPMFNLGLFRIRAFAAGNLAALLIAIARGGLQFMLIIWLQGIWLPLHGYAFERTPLWAGIFMLPLTVGFLIAGPLSGYLSDRYGARLFSTSGLILVAAAFIGLLLLPVDFPYPAFAGLLLLSGIGQGMFSAPNTSAIMGSVPPDQRGVASGMRATFQNSGTALSIGLFFSLMITGLAGTLPHTLSTGLQAQGVPADTAHQVAGLPPVSTLFATFLGNNPISHLLAPSGVLHTLPAHNAQTLTGDRFFPELVSGPFHHGLVIVFSAAATMSLVGALASVLRGRHRQAGPDRPAASTKGQ
- a CDS encoding sigma-70 family RNA polymerase sigma factor; amino-acid sequence: MTEANRAPDARTVEAARAGDGRALDVLIGAYLPLVYNVVGRALRRSVEVDDVVQEAMFQAVRDLPQLRDPEAFRSWLVAIAMREVRRHDSRRRSAPDAAQYEADALADPGADFVDLTIAALGLSEQRLEVARATRWLDAEDRQLLSLWWLETAGHLTRSELAAAMDVSPAKAAVLVHRTKARLETARSVVRALAATPRCPELAGVCARWDGRPEGLWRKRIARHVRECPSCGGLQQDLVPAEFLLAGLALVPVAVGLRVAVTALTMKGAGSGSAALGRRAANRGVRQAAGRGHRMVHWTALSAAGKATVAGFVALAVVAGGVGIRYASASPARAADSNGTTTTTAPPTPGSSASSSPGASSPASQPATTPKPTQPSSIPSSASSSTIVNTALPVRAAFYYPWYPENFADNGSHYTPSAGDYSVDQVSTVDRQIRDMQYGGLQAGIISWWGRGRREDKRTPLLMAEAAKLGFSWSAYYEQEAYGDPSSTQIADDLVYLRKYSDQKAWLHINGLPVIFVYADGSDGCGMATRWAEANRTAHYYVVLKVFGGYRQCADQPQGWHQYVDDLDVQNGYSAVTSPGFWKYDTQTPAVPRDPGRFKQDVTTVARSGDPFQLIISYNEWGEGTAAESATAWASPSGHGVYMDILHQVFGQYPR